In Candidatus Chlorohelix allophototropha, one DNA window encodes the following:
- a CDS encoding response regulator → MSELIKVLVIDDDPIIRELVSTSLKFMGYEPFTASNGKAAFDIFQRELPQLVFVDKRLPGLSGDSIVEQLREWNPNLYIVTVSGECVPLNGSKGVLQKPFTNNQLLEVLENASNYIYTDSSF, encoded by the coding sequence ATGAGTGAATTAATTAAGGTATTGGTTATCGATGACGATCCCATAATACGTGAGCTTGTTTCAACCAGCCTGAAATTTATGGGGTATGAACCATTTACTGCTTCAAATGGAAAAGCTGCTTTCGACATTTTCCAGCGCGAACTCCCCCAACTAGTCTTTGTAGATAAAAGATTGCCCGGTCTCAGCGGTGACTCGATTGTAGAACAATTGAGGGAATGGAATCCCAATCTCTACATAGTTACCGTTAGCGGAGAATGTGTACCGTTAAATGGTAGCAAGGGAGTACTCCAAAAACCCTTTACCAATAATCAACTCCTAGAAGTGTTAGAAAACGCATCCAACTATATTTATACCGATTCTTCATTTTAG
- a CDS encoding RecB family exonuclease, translating to MKYTKDGRLILSDSMMKIYQDCGTRFWFNYHEKPEELPRIPALEFGTVLHSMFEEFFKRKNPDAKMYISASNFANVFRGKWFSIDSQPKTERGKRKPPMLWRSPDEKEKLLGAGYKVCIDFFERNQTVPFSHVMVEQFFMVSLTNEKNGRGYALQGYIDRLELKDSNAPASFKPEELGKAIRESKDGSLLIVDYKSGYKPTSSAAVAIDTQFSCYDLAVEMMFPFHERRFAIENVRDGSHTPTLRGEGERRVLRERIFSIGRDIQKERYPLASNMYKCGTCSFLKHCYSLQKFAHQKGIHPEDLMRTSAPLKIGKKNSPMFEWKDGEIIKVDESKLRQAEKLSTKPVQLSFFVDEEEVAEIEEELNTGTPTAHAANIVERVMDWETPESFAI from the coding sequence ATGAAGTATACCAAAGATGGACGCTTGATTCTCAGCGACTCCATGATGAAAATTTACCAAGACTGCGGAACGCGGTTCTGGTTTAATTATCACGAAAAACCAGAGGAACTACCTCGAATACCTGCGCTTGAGTTTGGCACGGTGCTACACAGCATGTTTGAAGAGTTTTTCAAACGCAAAAATCCCGATGCCAAAATGTATATAAGCGCTTCAAACTTTGCCAATGTTTTTAGGGGTAAATGGTTTAGCATTGATTCGCAGCCAAAAACCGAGCGTGGCAAGCGCAAGCCGCCGATGCTATGGCGTAGCCCGGACGAGAAAGAAAAGCTGCTTGGGGCAGGCTATAAAGTTTGCATCGATTTTTTCGAGCGAAACCAGACTGTACCCTTTTCCCATGTGATGGTTGAGCAATTCTTCATGGTGAGCCTCACCAACGAGAAAAATGGGCGGGGCTATGCCTTGCAAGGTTATATTGACCGCTTAGAACTTAAAGATTCCAATGCTCCCGCCAGTTTTAAGCCTGAAGAGTTGGGTAAGGCTATTCGCGAGAGCAAAGACGGCTCGTTACTTATTGTGGATTATAAATCCGGTTACAAACCCACCAGTTCTGCGGCGGTTGCCATCGACACCCAGTTCAGTTGCTATGACCTAGCGGTGGAGATGATGTTTCCCTTCCACGAACGGCGTTTCGCGATAGAAAATGTACGCGATGGTTCACATACGCCAACCCTGCGCGGGGAAGGCGAAAGGCGCGTACTACGCGAACGCATTTTTAGTATCGGGCGCGACATCCAAAAAGAACGCTATCCCCTTGCCTCAAATATGTACAAATGCGGTACATGCTCTTTCCTGAAACATTGCTACAGCCTTCAAAAGTTTGCCCACCAGAAAGGCATCCATCCTGAAGATCTAATGCGAACCAGCGCCCCTCTTAAAATCGGTAAGAAAAATTCTCCTATGTTCGAATGGAAAGACGGCGAAATAATCAAAGTGGATGAGAGCAAACTTCGACAGGCGGAAAAGCTTAGTACCAAGCCGGTGCAACTTTCATTCTTTGTAGATGAAGAAGAAGTAGCCGAAATCGAAGAAGAATTAAATACCGGAACACCCACCGCGCATGCTGCCAATATAGTGGAGCGCGTAATGGATTGGGAAACCCCCGAAAGTTTTGCGATTTAG
- a CDS encoding DinB family protein, translating into MSSIEDACRRMTDAFNEVIALADNELLQVNPDALYHNTSGVEWSIMQVLAHIAEFMPYWAGEIEKILVVPGVKFGRGIEDENRVGAIAEHGNDSLAQMTASLRAAYARLFVTLLRLTDADLDKSGIHVVQGDKTIASIIHHTIIGHLTGHLNQIRQTLELVE; encoded by the coding sequence GTGTCAAGTATAGAAGATGCTTGTCGTCGAATGACAGATGCCTTTAATGAAGTAATCGCGTTGGCAGATAACGAACTGTTGCAAGTAAACCCGGATGCTCTTTACCACAACACTTCAGGCGTGGAATGGAGCATTATGCAAGTATTGGCGCACATCGCTGAGTTTATGCCCTATTGGGCGGGTGAAATTGAGAAGATATTGGTAGTGCCGGGCGTTAAATTTGGGCGTGGCATTGAGGATGAAAATCGGGTCGGCGCTATAGCCGAACATGGAAACGACTCGTTAGCGCAAATGACTGCTTCTTTGCGTGCTGCCTATGCCCGATTATTTGTTACGTTGCTTAGATTAACGGATGCCGACCTAGATAAGAGCGGCATCCATGTTGTTCAGGGTGATAAGACAATTGCCTCAATTATTCATCATACAATCATCGGGCATTTAACCGGGCATCTCAACCAGATTCGCCAAACACTAGAACTGGTGGAATAG
- a CDS encoding fumarylacetoacetate hydrolase family protein, whose amino-acid sequence MKLVSYVLHTEGINHRVEMYAHRQAKAQGGVLVGNRVYDLSQVCAWADARKDMELVRRANTVLEFLHLPIAQQRSLSRICRELPVADMHSLDLGKIRLRAPLEVPPSLRDFYSFEHHVKTARANRGLEMIPEWYKIPAFYFSNHRAIYGNDEYLPYPRESSALDFELELACVIGKPGRDVPAAKASDYIGGYLIMNDWSARDLQMEEIKVGLGPAKGKDFATSLGPCLITPDELEDKRIGVGEEERFDLVMKARLNGREVSLGNFKDIHYTFSQMIERASLNAWIEPGDVLGSGTVGTGCLLEQGEERERWLQPGDVVELEIERLGILRNTVVSGDV is encoded by the coding sequence ATGAAATTGGTAAGTTATGTGCTTCATACTGAAGGCATAAATCATAGAGTTGAAATGTATGCCCATCGCCAAGCAAAAGCTCAAGGTGGTGTACTGGTGGGGAATCGCGTATATGACCTTAGCCAAGTTTGTGCTTGGGCTGATGCTCGCAAGGATATGGAGTTAGTACGACGGGCAAACACTGTGCTGGAATTTTTGCATCTGCCCATTGCGCAGCAACGTTCTCTCAGCCGTATATGTCGGGAGTTGCCTGTCGCCGATATGCACAGCTTGGATTTGGGAAAAATCAGGCTGCGCGCCCCGCTAGAAGTGCCGCCAAGCCTGCGGGATTTTTATTCCTTTGAACATCACGTTAAAACCGCACGAGCAAATCGGGGGTTGGAAATGATACCAGAATGGTACAAAATCCCTGCTTTCTATTTTTCGAATCACCGTGCTATTTACGGCAATGATGAATATTTGCCTTATCCACGCGAATCCTCTGCTCTGGATTTTGAGCTAGAACTAGCCTGTGTTATCGGCAAACCCGGACGCGACGTTCCTGCCGCCAAAGCCAGTGATTACATCGGCGGCTATTTAATTATGAACGATTGGAGTGCGCGTGACTTGCAAATGGAAGAGATTAAGGTTGGCTTAGGACCTGCCAAGGGGAAAGATTTTGCCACCTCCCTCGGACCTTGCCTGATCACTCCCGATGAACTTGAAGATAAAAGGATTGGGGTAGGCGAAGAGGAACGCTTTGATTTAGTGATGAAAGCACGTTTGAACGGGCGCGAAGTTTCTCTTGGTAATTTTAAGGATATACATTACACTTTCTCGCAAATGATAGAGCGGGCTTCTCTAAATGCCTGGATCGAACCGGGTGATGTTTTGGGCAGTGGTACAGTTGGCACAGGCTGTTTGCTGGAACAAGGCGAAGAGCGAGAACGATGGTTGCAACCGGGCGATGTGGTTGAGCTTGAGATTGAAAGATTAGGGATTTTGCGTAATACAGTTGTCAGCGGTGATGTTTAA
- a CDS encoding YhgE/Pip domain-containing protein, producing the protein MIRNLFSKKLTWFFMIIVLLVAMFNTFSYLGAFLDPTDNTKNLPMAVINTDKGLEQGGTTINLGKQIVDKLLAPAADGNQTYKWTELGSRDEALAALNENKYFVALIIPADYSATLAALQGANPEHAAILEILTNQGAGTLGYSQAQGAATAVVNSLSKTTADQMLQSLTAAGAKLNPAAAVILGNPVQAKITAAVQVGSRSARGMSAFYLAMMLSLGAFLGTNILGTLIDLFSEHRRKSGHKTSPINIFYSKAILYTFMALVVAGGVTLMAVVFLDMDTPDGWSVLLFSVLGSLAVAEMSLLFQITFGRLGLLVGVMFFTILGVPASGGPYPAQMVPEFWRFLHGWLPMRYMTDGLRSLLFMNGNMDAGLGKAILALALYAVGGLLVAWLASHLIERHNVWEAADGLVDQLIEGAVETKQPVTVQ; encoded by the coding sequence ATGATCCGAAACCTTTTTAGCAAGAAATTAACCTGGTTCTTCATGATAATAGTTTTGCTGGTAGCAATGTTTAACACCTTCAGCTATCTAGGCGCATTCCTTGACCCCACCGATAACACCAAAAATTTGCCGATGGCAGTTATAAATACCGATAAAGGGCTAGAGCAGGGAGGCACAACCATAAATCTCGGTAAGCAAATTGTAGATAAGTTGCTTGCTCCCGCCGCAGACGGCAACCAAACTTATAAATGGACTGAGCTTGGTAGCCGGGACGAAGCTTTGGCAGCTTTAAATGAAAACAAATATTTTGTGGCGTTGATTATCCCGGCTGATTATTCCGCCACTCTAGCTGCACTACAAGGTGCAAACCCTGAACATGCGGCAATACTCGAAATCTTGACCAATCAAGGAGCAGGCACGCTTGGTTACTCTCAGGCGCAGGGCGCGGCAACTGCGGTGGTAAACAGCCTTTCTAAAACTACTGCTGACCAAATGCTACAGAGCTTGACCGCCGCAGGGGCTAAACTCAACCCGGCAGCAGCCGTCATACTGGGAAATCCGGTGCAAGCTAAAATTACTGCGGCAGTGCAGGTTGGTAGCCGTAGCGCACGAGGAATGTCGGCATTCTATCTAGCAATGATGCTTTCACTCGGCGCGTTTCTTGGTACTAATATCCTCGGTACGCTGATAGATCTTTTCTCGGAACACCGTCGCAAGAGTGGGCATAAAACCTCACCTATTAATATTTTCTACAGTAAAGCCATTCTTTATACTTTTATGGCTTTGGTGGTAGCCGGTGGCGTTACTCTGATGGCAGTGGTATTTCTCGATATGGATACACCTGATGGCTGGAGCGTATTGTTATTCTCGGTGTTAGGGTCGCTGGCAGTCGCAGAAATGTCCTTGTTATTCCAGATTACCTTTGGACGGCTAGGTTTGCTGGTAGGCGTGATGTTCTTTACTATTCTGGGCGTACCCGCTTCAGGTGGTCCCTATCCGGCTCAGATGGTGCCTGAATTCTGGCGTTTCCTACACGGCTGGCTGCCCATGCGCTATATGACAGATGGTTTGCGCTCGTTGCTGTTTATGAACGGCAATATGGATGCCGGTTTGGGTAAGGCAATTCTGGCGCTGGCGCTTTATGCGGTAGGTGGCTTGCTGGTAGCATGGCTCGCCAGCCATCTTATTGAGCGTCACAACGTTTGGGAAGCCGCTGATGGTTTGGTTGACCAACTGATTGAGGGTGCAGTAGAGACTAAACAGCCTGTTACAGTACAATAA
- a CDS encoding TetR/AcrR family transcriptional regulator, translated as MEELKEKKERLSGKERRALILARAKKVFAHGSYAEASTSELAKASEISEPMLYKHFGSKKGLFLSVLDEYIERFFNMWQGRLHSLEQEDPLNALAQIGLEYRSAIKADPEILKILFQAIAESGDAEIGQAARRNNQKLRAFIYELLEHAKEQGKIDPNLNLEAATWVYASLGYAMQISLMLNLDDELDENMLVEIHRLWLKAIKP; from the coding sequence ATGGAAGAATTAAAAGAGAAAAAAGAACGGTTGAGCGGGAAAGAACGGCGTGCGCTGATTCTGGCAAGAGCAAAGAAGGTTTTTGCGCATGGTAGCTACGCCGAAGCCAGTACCAGTGAACTGGCAAAAGCCAGCGAAATAAGCGAGCCTATGCTTTACAAGCATTTTGGCAGCAAAAAAGGTCTATTCCTATCGGTGCTAGACGAGTATATAGAGCGTTTTTTCAATATGTGGCAAGGGCGTTTGCACAGTCTGGAACAGGAAGACCCCTTAAACGCGCTGGCGCAAATCGGGCTTGAATATCGCAGCGCAATAAAAGCAGATCCCGAAATCCTTAAAATATTATTTCAAGCAATTGCCGAATCGGGTGATGCTGAAATCGGGCAGGCTGCACGCCGCAACAATCAAAAGCTGCGGGCTTTCATCTATGAATTGCTTGAACATGCCAAAGAGCAAGGTAAAATCGACCCTAACCTGAATCTTGAGGCTGCTACATGGGTTTATGCGAGTTTAGGCTATGCTATGCAAATTAGCCTCATGTTAAATCTGGATGACGAATTGGATGAGAACATGCTGGTAGAAATCCATCGTTTGTGGCTGAAGGCAATAAAACCTTAA
- a CDS encoding RNA polymerase sigma factor, whose translation MVARLQTCEDKIERSDDELARAAASGDSAAFEELVERYTEPLFKVALRFFNDPDEASDILQQVLLKVFIGLPKVNGQLSVRPWLFKIARNVCLDVLKHKRRHPATRFTQLEALVEDWQEQQEGNSPLPDEVIERQETQLLVRKAIAQLPVRYREVVALRSATDLTFGEIGQALGMPENTVKTYFHRAKFLLRKILQDEV comes from the coding sequence TTGGTAGCAAGGTTACAGACCTGTGAAGATAAAATAGAACGTTCTGACGATGAATTGGCGCGAGCGGCTGCTTCCGGCGATTCGGCGGCATTCGAAGAATTAGTGGAACGCTACACCGAGCCATTGTTTAAAGTTGCCTTACGTTTTTTCAACGACCCTGATGAAGCCAGTGATATTTTGCAGCAAGTGCTATTAAAGGTCTTTATCGGTTTGCCAAAAGTAAATGGGCAACTCTCTGTTAGACCGTGGCTCTTCAAAATTGCTCGTAATGTTTGCCTCGATGTACTGAAACACAAGCGTCGGCATCCTGCCACTCGTTTTACTCAACTCGAAGCGCTGGTGGAAGATTGGCAAGAACAACAAGAGGGTAATTCTCCCTTACCGGATGAAGTAATTGAGCGGCAAGAGACCCAATTGCTGGTAAGAAAAGCAATTGCACAGCTTCCGGTTCGCTATCGTGAGGTAGTGGCTTTACGTTCGGCTACCGACCTAACTTTCGGTGAAATCGGTCAGGCTTTGGGGATGCCTGAGAATACGGTGAAGACTTATTTTCACCGTGCCAAGTTTTTGTTGCGGAAGATTTTGCAAGATGAGGTTTAG
- a CDS encoding 2-oxoacid:acceptor oxidoreductase subunit alpha, whose product MTVLDTRPGSQYDSSGHPEVVNDFSIVIATVNGSGSQTANNTIIRSIFKMGIPVNGKNIFPSNISGLPTWYTVRVSKDGYVARRQETEILVAFNLQTADADLQSLKEGGACFYPDDYKFMNPRKDVVYYPLPVKQLVKESGADTKLKDYIANMVYVGGLAEILGIDLAKIKEALVKHFNGKAKPVELNYGVVSKAAEYVRQNLPKKDIYRVAPLDLTHGKILIEGNTAAGLGAIFGGVSLVSWYPITPSTSVVDTINEYLHELRTDPASGKLTCAVVQAEDEIAAIGMLVGAGWAGCRAMTATSGPGISLMTEFAGLAYFAEVPLVIWDIMRMGPSTGLPTRTSQGDILTAYFLGHGDTRHVCLLPGNMQECFEFGTTSFDLAEHLQTPVFVLSDLDFGMNLWMTEPFQYPEKPLDRGKVLSEEDLKRLGSFKRYADLEGDGVGWRTLPGNPHPMSAYFSRGTGHNAEAAYSERPDDWEENLDRLARKHDTARTLVPPPVVQTRAGANIGVIAYGSSDPAIVEACDLLEAKGVAIDYLRLRALPLEEITSKFIEEHEILFVVEMNYDGQMHKLLQIHSPENAARLKSIAHCDGLSLTAQFITEKVMSVLQ is encoded by the coding sequence ATGACTGTACTAGATACCCGTCCCGGGAGCCAATACGATAGTTCTGGTCATCCCGAAGTGGTAAATGATTTCTCGATAGTGATTGCTACAGTAAACGGTTCAGGTAGCCAGACTGCCAATAACACTATTATCCGTTCGATTTTCAAAATGGGCATACCGGTAAACGGTAAAAATATCTTCCCTTCCAATATTTCCGGTTTACCTACATGGTACACAGTTAGAGTCAGCAAAGATGGTTACGTTGCGCGGCGACAAGAAACTGAAATTCTTGTGGCATTCAACCTGCAAACCGCCGATGCAGACCTTCAATCGTTGAAAGAGGGTGGAGCTTGTTTCTATCCTGATGATTATAAATTCATGAATCCGCGCAAAGATGTAGTCTATTACCCTTTACCGGTTAAGCAACTGGTAAAAGAATCCGGCGCTGATACTAAGTTAAAAGATTATATTGCCAATATGGTTTATGTGGGTGGACTTGCAGAGATTCTAGGCATTGATTTAGCCAAAATAAAAGAAGCGTTGGTTAAGCACTTCAATGGTAAAGCAAAGCCGGTAGAATTAAACTATGGCGTGGTTTCGAAAGCGGCTGAATATGTTCGCCAAAACTTGCCAAAAAAAGACATCTACAGGGTTGCACCGCTCGATCTTACGCATGGCAAAATTCTAATTGAGGGTAATACCGCTGCCGGTTTAGGCGCAATATTCGGGGGTGTATCGCTGGTTTCGTGGTATCCAATTACTCCTTCCACCAGCGTTGTTGATACCATAAACGAATATTTGCATGAGTTGCGTACCGACCCTGCTTCTGGAAAATTGACTTGTGCTGTGGTGCAGGCAGAGGACGAAATAGCGGCTATCGGTATGTTGGTAGGGGCTGGCTGGGCAGGCTGTCGGGCGATGACTGCTACCAGCGGTCCCGGTATTTCCCTTATGACCGAATTTGCCGGCTTGGCTTACTTTGCCGAAGTGCCGCTTGTTATCTGGGATATTATGCGAATGGGACCCAGCACGGGCTTGCCGACTCGCACTTCTCAGGGCGATATATTGACTGCCTATTTTCTGGGGCATGGCGATACCCGTCATGTTTGCTTGTTGCCGGGCAATATGCAGGAATGTTTTGAGTTCGGTACTACCTCTTTTGACCTTGCAGAACATCTCCAAACGCCCGTATTTGTCTTGAGCGACCTTGATTTTGGTATGAATCTTTGGATGACCGAACCGTTCCAATACCCGGAAAAGCCGCTTGATCGTGGCAAAGTGTTATCAGAAGAAGACCTCAAACGGCTAGGCTCTTTCAAACGCTATGCCGATCTTGAAGGTGATGGGGTAGGTTGGCGAACCTTACCCGGCAATCCGCATCCGATGTCAGCTTACTTCTCGCGAGGTACGGGACATAATGCGGAGGCTGCTTACAGCGAACGCCCTGACGATTGGGAAGAAAACCTTGATCGCCTTGCCCGTAAACATGATACTGCCCGCACTTTGGTACCTCCGCCAGTTGTCCAAACTCGTGCAGGCGCAAATATTGGCGTTATTGCTTATGGTTCAAGCGACCCGGCAATAGTGGAAGCCTGTGATTTGCTGGAAGCAAAGGGAGTTGCAATCGATTATTTGCGATTACGCGCTTTGCCGCTTGAGGAAATTACCAGTAAGTTTATTGAAGAGCACGAGATTTTGTTTGTAGTCGAAATGAATTACGATGGGCAGATGCACAAATTGTTACAAATCCATTCACCTGAAAATGCTGCTCGTCTGAAATCCATAGCGCATTGCGATGGGTTGTCCTTGACTGCCCAATTTATTACTGAAAAGGTGATGAGCGTTTTACAGTAA
- a CDS encoding alpha/beta hydrolase: MPTVIEEFDSLALKGNPLGDPSTRKIPVYLPPSYFVEPSHRFPVVYLLHGFTGNSEMWLNVNSFYTPTVPQRFEKLIKENALGEMILVFPDGYTRLGGSQYLNSIATGNYEDYLINDLIPFIDDKYRTSGNREGRGIVGKSSGGYGAMQLAMRHPETFAAVGSHAGDMYFELCYKPDFPKTVNALARYLSEADPVAAFLTAFEKAEVKRDIDAINMIAMSACYSPRLGGGFDLPFDLYTGELLPEVWARWLAFDPVQMLENITYAAALRHFKLIYLDAGTKDEFNLHLGARIFVKRLQQLGIAHHHEEFEAGHMNINYRYDVSLTHIWNALKDSI; the protein is encoded by the coding sequence ATGCCGACAGTCATCGAAGAATTTGATAGTCTAGCCCTCAAAGGTAATCCTCTAGGCGACCCTTCTACCCGCAAAATCCCCGTGTATCTGCCGCCTTCCTACTTTGTTGAACCCTCACACCGTTTTCCGGTGGTTTATTTGCTACATGGCTTTACCGGGAATAGTGAGATGTGGCTGAATGTCAATTCTTTCTATACGCCCACCGTACCTCAGCGTTTTGAAAAGCTCATCAAGGAAAATGCTCTAGGTGAAATGATTCTGGTATTTCCCGATGGCTATACCCGGTTAGGTGGCAGTCAGTATTTAAATTCGATAGCTACCGGAAATTATGAAGATTACTTGATAAATGACCTTATCCCTTTCATTGATGATAAATACCGTACTAGCGGTAATCGAGAAGGGCGTGGGATAGTGGGTAAATCCAGCGGTGGTTATGGTGCGATGCAGTTGGCGATGCGTCACCCCGAAACATTTGCAGCAGTTGGCTCACATGCAGGCGATATGTATTTTGAGCTATGCTACAAGCCCGATTTCCCGAAAACGGTAAACGCGCTTGCCCGGTACTTGTCAGAAGCCGACCCTGTAGCCGCTTTTCTCACCGCTTTTGAAAAAGCCGAGGTGAAAAGAGATATTGATGCTATCAATATGATCGCTATGTCTGCCTGTTATTCGCCCCGTTTGGGTGGAGGCTTTGATCTACCCTTTGATTTGTACACCGGAGAATTGCTGCCGGAAGTCTGGGCGCGTTGGCTTGCGTTTGATCCGGTTCAAATGCTGGAAAACATCACTTATGCTGCCGCGCTCCGGCATTTCAAGCTGATCTATCTGGATGCCGGAACTAAAGATGAGTTTAACCTACATTTGGGAGCGCGTATCTTTGTAAAACGCTTACAGCAATTGGGAATTGCGCACCATCACGAGGAATTTGAGGCAGGGCATATGAATATAAACTATCGCTATGACGTGTCGCTCACGCATATTTGGAATGCCCTAAAAGACTCAATTTAG
- a CDS encoding 2-oxoacid:ferredoxin oxidoreductase subunit beta, which translates to MTAAVKEPGAGGAKLNLLGFDRTEYKGKPSTLCSGCGHDSIASQIIAVAWELSLEPHRVIKTSGIGCSSKSPAYFLNRSHGFNSLHGRMPSLTTGAVLANKDLQAISVSGDGDTGSIGLGQYKHLLRRNVPMVYIIENNGVYGLTKGQFSATADEGQKLKYAGVNELPPIDLCLEAIASGCGFVARSFAGDAKQVRELLKAALSYKGGTAVLDIISPCITFNNHEESTKSYSYGKANEERLHDISFIEPQGEIVVDYEEGTAREVRMHDGSTIVLRKLGDDYNPQDRNAAISKLDEAQAKQEFITGLLYINEGRKRIHEALHIVDTPLAELNEAQLRPPREALDKIMADMN; encoded by the coding sequence ATGACAGCAGCAGTAAAAGAACCCGGCGCGGGTGGCGCTAAACTAAACCTTCTTGGTTTTGATCGTACCGAATATAAGGGGAAACCTTCGACCCTTTGCTCTGGTTGCGGTCATGATTCGATTGCCAGCCAGATTATTGCGGTGGCATGGGAACTATCACTTGAACCGCATCGGGTCATTAAAACCAGCGGGATCGGTTGCTCCAGCAAATCCCCCGCTTACTTCTTGAACCGTTCTCACGGGTTTAACTCCCTGCACGGGCGTATGCCTTCTCTGACTACGGGCGCGGTTCTGGCAAATAAAGATTTGCAGGCTATCAGTGTCAGCGGCGACGGTGATACCGGTAGCATCGGGCTTGGACAGTACAAACATCTGTTGCGCCGGAACGTACCGATGGTTTATATCATTGAGAATAACGGCGTATATGGTCTTACCAAAGGGCAGTTCTCGGCAACTGCCGATGAAGGTCAGAAGCTGAAATATGCCGGTGTCAATGAATTACCGCCCATTGACCTGTGTCTTGAGGCAATAGCATCAGGGTGTGGCTTTGTAGCGCGTTCCTTTGCGGGCGATGCCAAGCAAGTACGCGAGTTGCTTAAAGCTGCGCTTAGCTATAAAGGTGGCACAGCGGTGCTGGATATTATAAGCCCCTGCATTACCTTCAATAATCATGAAGAATCTACCAAAAGCTATAGCTATGGCAAGGCTAATGAAGAACGGTTGCACGACATTAGCTTTATAGAGCCACAGGGCGAAATTGTGGTAGATTATGAAGAGGGGACAGCTAGAGAAGTTCGTATGCACGATGGTTCTACCATTGTACTCCGAAAGCTTGGTGATGATTACAACCCGCAAGATCGAAACGCTGCCATTAGCAAGCTAGATGAAGCGCAAGCTAAGCAGGAATTTATTACCGGGCTACTCTACATTAACGAAGGTCGTAAGCGTATTCATGAGGCGCTTCACATTGTAGATACACCGTTAGCAGAGCTTAACGAAGCGCAATTGCGACCACCACGCGAGGCTCTTGATAAGATAATGGCAGATATGAACTAA
- a CDS encoding PDZ domain-containing protein, translating into MGVPVTIINNEVIIGFDQPALRKAITRLRQSKGNSLKLGAQVADAAKVLESLGKPASKGALVGKVQLASLAEKSGLREGDIITAMEGQAIEGIEDLAAALKRIAAANFKQPTITVLREGHENIMYLMIE; encoded by the coding sequence ATGGGCGTTCCCGTCACAATAATCAATAACGAAGTGATTATTGGTTTTGACCAACCCGCGTTGCGTAAAGCCATTACTCGGTTGCGACAATCAAAGGGAAACAGCCTGAAACTAGGCGCACAGGTAGCGGATGCGGCAAAAGTATTAGAGTCGCTGGGCAAACCTGCCAGTAAAGGAGCGCTGGTGGGCAAAGTTCAGCTAGCTTCTTTGGCTGAAAAATCCGGGTTGCGCGAGGGCGACATCATTACCGCAATGGAAGGTCAAGCTATAGAAGGGATCGAAGATTTAGCTGCCGCGCTTAAACGAATAGCCGCCGCTAACTTTAAGCAACCAACTATTACAGTGTTACGCGAAGGTCACGAAAATATCATGTATCTAATGATAGAGTAA